The region ctgagcgacCTCcctatctcttttaatttttaaattttgagacaaggtctccctaagttgctgagtctggtcttgaacttgggatcctccttcctccgcctcctgagttgctgagtttacaggtgcgcaccaccacacacagcttGCACATGAAATTAACTTGTGTTTCTTCTACACCTCATGCCTCACTCACAGAGGCTGAACATAGTTTTACACAATATTCTGATGGACCTGTGTTTTGACTGGGACCCATCAAGTCAGGGGTGGACTTTGCTCCACGCTGGTGGGCCTTTCAGATTTCAGGTTTGTGGATTAGGGACGCTCAACCTGTTACAGTGGGGGTTCTGGATGGGCACCTTGTTCTTCTCGAAGAGAGCTGCCTGGCTGGCCCGCAGGTCGCAGTCCAGGGCGCTGGCTGTTTGGCGCCGCCGCCGGGCCAGGGCCTCCTCCAGGTCGCCGACCTGAGCGCGCAGCTTCTTGTTCTCCCGCTCCAGGCCCAGCTTCTCGGTCTCCAGCCGCTCCCGCCGGCCCCACTCGGCCGCATTCTCGGCCTGCAGACGCTCCATCTGCGACAGCAGGGACGGAGTGAGcccctgggggagggggctggaggcccccaccacccccagccgGTTTTGGCTGCAGGAAGTCAGATCCAGCTGCAGCCGCTATATTAAGCCGAGCGCCTTCCACGTGCGCAGGATGTGGGGCGCTTCTGGTCTTTGTGAAGCGTTGGGGGGATCCCTGCAGACTGGGGGATCCTGGGGGCGTGGCTGACCCCCCCAGGGCAGGCCTGACTGCCGATGGGGGGCCCCTCACCTCGCCCCGCAGCTCAGCCATCTTCCGGTCCATGCTGGAGCGTGCGCCCAGCTCATCCTCCAGGTCCTCGGACATGCGGCCCAGCTCGTCCTGGTGCGCCTCCTTCAGGATGCTGAGCTGCAAGGACACCGCCCAGCCTGTTTACAAGAAAACCGCGGGATCCATCCCTAACAGGCCTGGGGAGGTGCTCAGCAGAGAGCCTTAGCCGTGCCCCGTGGGGACAGGTGTCCAGACAGGCCCTGACTCTGACCACTCTGCCATTTCCACTGTCCCCGGCTTCCTGCCCCTTGCCATGGAGCCCCCCAGGGTTCACCGTGGCCTCCTCACCATTCTCCAGGACAGGGCCCCAGCGGGAGCTTTGAAGAGGGCCAGATTCCAAAGGATGCCCCTTGCAACACCAAAATCTCCTTTGATGGCTCCCAGCGGGTACTTGGGACAAATCCAACTCCTGTGATCTCAGGTGTCCTGCACAATGGGAGTCTCATCCGCCTTCCTCAGCCTCATTTCCCACCCCTGTCCCCTCGATTACTCGAACTCACAGAGTTCCTGCCTATCACTCGGCTTCTGCATGTGTCCCTGGAACACTCTGAGGTATTTCGCAGGATTGGCTCTTTTTATCCCCAGGCCATAGCCTAAAGGCCCCCACCCTAAGGAGGCCTCTCCTGGCCACCCGGCCTAGTGGCCCACTGGAATTGCAAGTTGAGGGGACAGGCAACACGTCCATCCTGTGTCCCTGCATGGCCTAGGTACAGCAACCCTCAGCATGCACTGATCTAAACACGGCTCTGCAAGCAGGTGCATCAGAATCGGTTGGGGTGCTTTTAAAATACTACCATTCCCTGCTGGCCACCAGTGGGACCCGGCACGCTGCTGCTCCACGTGAGCTTGACAATGAGACTTAATCACGCCTAGCGAAAGGTCCCGGATGCAAGAGAGAGAATTTCTGCTAAactgtgtgtttgtgtttcaCTCACGTTTCTTCAAAAGATTACTCTTCACAAGTTGAGAAGATTAATGAGGTAGGGTTCTGTACTCAAGCCCCTAAGATGATGGATAattcaggaaggaagggagggggtctGCTTCTTGGACTTTTAGGAGCTTCCTTAAGAGGTTCTAAGGGACGACCAGACTCCTCCAGGGCACAGCCTCAGGTTGTGCAGTGTCCCAGGTCCTCCTACCTCTGGGAACCCAGTGGATCCAGCCTGGCTTTCCCTGGCTGGCTGTGCCCCCTGGTGGCCACTGAGGTCTGCACAGGAGGCAGAAGTGGCAGCCCAGCCTTTCCTGAGACCCCTAATTGCAGTGGTCACTCCTCTCTAcggaacctcagtttcctcctctgtaatatGGGGATGTGAGGAACAGTTCCCTCGACTGCCACGAGATCCAGCACACCCCAGGCACCCAAGGAACATCACACTCCATTCCTTCACCCTTCATCCTGTGAGATCTGGACCACTTTGAGGCCTCACCTCTCACTACTCTCCAGCCACAGTGgccctctctgtgtctctgtgtccttcACTCTCTAGGCTTGTTCTGGCCACAGGACGTTTGCATTTGCTGTGAACAGCTGCTCCCATCCCTTCTGAAGGATGGCTTCTTCTAACCCCTTTAGGTCTGGCCTCAAATGTCACCTTAGAGAGGCCCTTCCTGGCCCGCCACTCCTGTGTCTCATGACATTATGTGTCTGGTTATTGCCGCCTCCCTGCCCCTGGCTTCCACAGGTGACCTCCTGAAGGTACCCTGATACCCAGAACCACTGAGGAATGAGTTCTAATCTGTCTCCCATCCCAACTCCCAAGATTCAACAGCGTGtttctgcctcctccaggaagaccCGCTGTCCCCAACTCACCTGCTTGAGCATCTCCTGCTTGGTCTTGCTCAGCTCCTCATACTTGATCTTCCACTGGCTCAGCTCCCCCTCCAGCTTCTCAATGTTCCTGCTCAGGGCCATCTTATCCCTGGGGAAGGAACAGGAAGGGGCAGGCAGACACCTCCTGTATTTCTGTTTCAGTTAGGACATTGCGGGGTGGTGGGcagcgctggggattgaacccagggccttgtgcatgtgaggcaagtgctctaccattgagctacctccATTACCATTAGGTggattttcatttgtttggtaTTTTTGGCTTAAACAGCAGCAATTTATTGTCTCTCAGATTTGGAgtctggaagtccaaggtcacaTGCTGGCAGGGGTGGTCCTATCTCGGGCTGTGAGAAGGTACCTGTTTCAGGCCCCTCTCCTAGCTTTTGGTGGTTTTCTTGGCCAAAGAGGCAATGACCTCTGCAGAAGCATCACCACAGCCTTCACTCTTACAAAGGCGTTTAGTTCTTCTACCCACTGTGGAGCTGGCggccaaacccagggccttgtgcaggctaCACAGCTCTCTATCACTCTCTCCCCGACCAGAACACACACTCCACAGAGGCAGGGACTTGTCTTATTTATGGCCGTGTGGTCAGGACTGAGCACAGCGCCCGGTCCAGAGCAGATGTGAGATGTATTATTAGGATGAATCGAGAAAACCCTGCTGTGGGTCCTCCAAAACCCGGGGCTCGTGCCTGAACAGCACCTGCACCCTAGCGGCTCTCAGGCCCAGCCCCCAGTCCCTGCCTGCCCCACACTCACTCTCGCTCCTTGAGCAGCACCTTCTGGGACTCGTCCAGCCGCAGGCGCAGGGCGGTCAGCTTGGAGGTGTCCTCCTCGGTGCTGGCGGCGTCCTCCCAGGGTAGCCGACTGCGCTCCTGGCGGCTGGAGCTGCCCCGAGGGCCCCCAGACCCCAGGCTGCGAGCCTCCCAGCAGCCCTCGGGCTCCTCTGGTCTGTTCTTCAGGAGGGTCTCCACCAGCTCCAGGTCCTGTGGGGACCGAGGTGGGGGCTACAGCAGTGGCCTGAACTCTGGCCCTGGAGGCCTTTCCCCTGGCCTCTCTAGACCCTGGTCTGGGATCAGCGTGGAAGTCACGCAGTGTCTCTGGGCCCGGTTTCCTCTCCTGCAGCCTGCCTTGAGTCTCTGGGAAGAGGGACACCCTTCACCTCCTGGAACTGCAGGCAGACACCAAGGTTTCCCGTATCCTGGGAGATTCCCCAGGAAAGGGGCTGCGTTTCCTGGTCACTGGACACACACAGACGTACAATGGCACCGGTCAGAACCAATGCCGAGGCTCAGGTTCCTCCCGGGGCTTAGGAAGATCCCCTCAGAGGAGTCCCAGCTCTCTGGTCCTATTTTTTAGGGGCAGACACCGAGGCACGCAGAGGACAGTGGCTCTGGGGAGTCCCCAAGGGGTGATCTTTTTACTCCTCCTGGATCTCAGATTATCGTGAGTGGGGTGCCCTGGATGTCACCTGGCCCAAATCCCCTTTTCACAAATTGGGAAACAGGGAGGGAAGGGACTTGTTCTGGATCACAAGGACATGGAAATGGCTGTCAAGAAGGTAAGCTCAGACTGCAGACCCAGGGCTCTGCCCCCGGTCCCCACAGCCTCCTGACTGTGATCGTAACCAGAATGAGTATTAGGCAGGAGCAGCACTGTGAGGCCCTGAAAGGAACTGGAACCTCTCCAAACACCAGGCCACCTTGGGGAGAGGGGCCTCTGTCACCAGAGGTGGCAGTGCCCACTCTAGCCCACAGAGAGGGGGCTGGGCCCAGACAAGGGGCTGCCAAGATGCTCGTCTGGAAAGGGGCTGTCTGGGTCTGGAAGTGGGGAGCAGAACCAGGACCCTGCCTCAGGTGGCCTTCTGGAAAAGGCCTGCTGACCCAGCGGCTCTGACCATGCATGCTCCAGCCATACTGACTGTCAGCATCTGGAGCCACAtggcctgggttcaaacccacTCTAATCACCAGCTTGGACCTTGGTTCTGACCCTTCTGTGCCCTGGGTCCTTAGAAGGACTGCAGGGATAGACTAAGTAATGTGCACTCAGTGCTTGGCAGGCAGAGGCACTGGGCATAGGCATTGGGCCAGGGGGCAGTTGTTGCCATTCCCCCAACCCCCCAGGCCCTCTCAGCCTCTGACCTTTGCAGTTTCAGTGCCGTCTGGTTCTGTTGACTTCTCAGGTGTGGGACTAGAGGGACCAATAGAACCTGGGATTCTCTCCCCTGAGGATCAACGGAAGGAGGTGATCCAGAGCCCAACCTGCAGaccacccccaccacccaggTGGCCTGGTCCTCACCAGCTCCTTTTGGAGCCCTGCAGCCCTGACTTCTGGCTAGGTCCAACAGCCTCACTCACTTCCAGACCCAGGCCAAAGGCTGGCACCTCCTCTCAAACCGGGCCTCCACGCACCTGGCTGCCCTGGGGCCTCTCCGCCCCGACGTCGCGCACTGGCTCATGCTCCCGCTCGGGATCTGGCTCTGGGTCTTCGTGTGTCTTGTCCGTGGCGCCTCCTCGGGAGCCTCGCAGCAGCGCCAGCTCGCGGCCCCGCGCCTCGCACTCTCCCTGCGCTTCCTGGCGCTCGCGCCGCGCACCTGCCAGCTCCTTGGTGAGCGCGTCCAGGCGCTGGCGCAGCTGGCGCACCTCCTCACGCGCGCGGTTGCGCTCGGCGCGGACCTTGCTCCACTTCTCGCGCCAGTTGGCCGTGCAGTCGGACCACCAGCGCATGGTCTTCTCCATCTGCGCCGCTCGTGCGCGCGCCTCCTCCAGCTCCCGCAAGCGCAGCTCCTCGCGGCTCTCCCAGTCCCCGTCGGCCAGCAGCGTGGACGGCGGTGGCAAGGGCAGCGCGGGCGGCGGCCCTGGCGAGGGCGTGCCGCTGGGCGGCGTAGGGGGCAGCGAGTCGATTGGCCCCATGCGCTCGGGCGACGGACTACCCAGGATGGTCAGCAGGCTGCCCTTGGATAGCTGCGGGGACTCGGCCAGTCGGGGACTTGGCCCGTGGCTCATGGCGCGGCCAGGGAGAGTGCTGGGCTAGAACTTGTGGCAGGGTTCAGAAGCGGCGCGGGGGACGCCTGGCGTTATCACTGTGCATGATGGTCACGGCGACCCACTGCTTGCCAGGCCATCAGGTAGAGATGCCTCTTCGTACCTGAGGGAGAAGGCAATCTTCATTAGGCTGTGACCATCGTAGGTCTATAAGATGGCCACAACAGCCGGACTGGCGCGGGAACAGCCCTGGCAGAGGCGGGAGGAGGGAGGTGTGTTCCAGGGCAACCAGTGAGAGAGGCAGGCCTGGCAAGCAAGGGCCTGCAGATGCACCCCGAGTCCCTTCCTGCAGCAGCTCAGCTCATTTGAAACCTGCGTTTGCTGTCCTTGACCTCCACGGGAACATCTCAATGGTTTGTAAGATGGCCCACCTTCACACACCCCTGGGCTCTCATCCTGCAACTCATTCGAGCTATCACCTCCTCCCAGAAGCCTTCTGGCCACCCCTCAGGCCAGGCCCATCAGCCCTGCCCGTCTCCCTCACCACACTAACCAGCTGGCTGGACCATTTACCCGAGTCTGCTCCCCACCTCATCCCAGGCTGCCAGTCTGCTAAGGACAGGGGCTGGGTCCTGGCCACTGTTGTAGTTCAAGCACCATAGCAATGACCATTTGTATAGTGCTGATGACAGCGGGTACCATGCCCAGGGCTATCTGTGAATTACCTCCTGTGTTCCTCT is a window of Ictidomys tridecemlineatus isolate mIctTri1 chromosome 15, mIctTri1.hap1, whole genome shotgun sequence DNA encoding:
- the Ccdc102a gene encoding coiled-coil domain-containing protein 102A produces the protein MSHGPSPRLAESPQLSKGSLLTILGSPSPERMGPIDSLPPTPPSGTPSPGPPPALPLPPPSTLLADGDWESREELRLRELEEARARAAQMEKTMRWWSDCTANWREKWSKVRAERNRAREEVRQLRQRLDALTKELAGARRERQEAQGECEARGRELALLRGSRGGATDKTHEDPEPDPEREHEPVRDVGAERPQGSQDLELVETLLKNRPEEPEGCWEARSLGSGGPRGSSSRQERSRLPWEDAASTEEDTSKLTALRLRLDESQKVLLKEREDKMALSRNIEKLEGELSQWKIKYEELSKTKQEMLKQLSILKEAHQDELGRMSEDLEDELGARSSMDRKMAELRGEMERLQAENAAEWGRRERLETEKLGLERENKKLRAQVGDLEEALARRRRQTASALDCDLRASQAALFEKNKELADLKHVHGKLKKQFQEKVAELAHANRRVEQHEAEVKKLRLRVEELKKELAQAEDELDEAHNQARKLQRSLDEQTEQSENLQVQLEHLQSRLRRQQQNAPLFGKIRSTRFGTEEAGDGASDLDEDEDLQIQVA